A section of the Mycolicibacterium anyangense genome encodes:
- a CDS encoding polysaccharide deacetylase family protein encodes MSQMDRRTLMRAVALAVVAAGTRCAPANASPPPPPTGRVPQGIVNRLPGDGNQLALTIDDGTNTAVVAAFAQFCRDSGARLTFFPNGVNPSWTVNAPALRPMVDSGQIVLGNHTWSHPNLTRVGAGAVADQIQRNADFLRNTYGVDGRPFFRPPYGARTPDIDGIAGDLGYPTITLWSATIGDSKPVDEQQLIGFAQQSFQPQQIVLGHANLPPVTHTYAQLLDIINQRGLQTVTLADVFA; translated from the coding sequence ATGTCGCAGATGGATCGACGCACGCTGATGCGTGCCGTGGCGCTCGCCGTCGTCGCCGCCGGTACCCGCTGTGCGCCGGCCAATGCCAGCCCACCGCCGCCGCCGACCGGACGGGTGCCGCAAGGCATCGTCAACCGACTTCCCGGCGACGGCAATCAGCTCGCCCTGACCATCGATGACGGCACCAACACCGCGGTCGTCGCCGCGTTCGCACAGTTCTGCCGCGACAGCGGGGCTCGGCTGACGTTCTTTCCCAACGGTGTCAATCCGTCGTGGACGGTCAACGCCCCCGCGCTGCGGCCGATGGTCGATTCCGGCCAGATCGTGCTCGGCAACCACACCTGGAGCCACCCCAACCTGACCCGGGTGGGAGCGGGCGCGGTGGCCGATCAGATCCAGCGCAACGCCGACTTCCTGCGCAACACCTACGGTGTCGACGGCAGACCGTTCTTCCGGCCGCCCTATGGTGCGCGCACCCCGGACATCGACGGCATCGCCGGCGATCTCGGCTACCCGACGATCACGTTGTGGAGTGCAACCATCGGCGATTCCAAGCCGGTCGACGAGCAGCAGCTGATCGGTTTCGCCCAGCAGTCGTTCCAGCCGCAACAGATCGTGCTGGGCCATGCCAATCTGCCGCCGGTAACGCACACCTACGCCCAGCTGCTCGACATCATCAATCAGCGTGGGCTGCAGACCGTCACCCTCGCCGACGTCTTCGCATGA
- a CDS encoding GTP cyclohydrolase II yields the protein MSAEAPSPAAPQGPAGHIRLTSHSGADDAPPIQWGASTGTERGPLVGTTTNRRHRNVIGAHSGSYGVYRALAVAAGALSREHRADLTNTAPTDVIGPYPQWSRPGAIVSLDPWGAMVADVFSAELAAGHDIRPTIAVTKAHVILPEITEAIDRGRLHPDGRVLLPGGAALVTKAAIEPVWYLPGVAERFGCSEAHLRRTLFEETGGMYPELVTRSDLEVFLPPIGGQTIYIFGAPRDLADPSVELTARVHDECNGSDVFGSDICTCRPYLTHAIEECILGAQRGGVGLISYSRKEGRALGEVTKFLVYNARKRQEGGDTAEGYFARTECVAGVQDMRFQELMPDVLHWLGITRIHRLVSMSNMKYDAIIGAGIEVGERVNIPDELIPPDARVEIDAKMAAGYFTPGPVPDADELKKPKGRGLHG from the coding sequence ATGTCCGCCGAGGCGCCCTCACCCGCCGCGCCCCAGGGCCCGGCCGGCCACATCCGGCTGACCTCACACAGCGGCGCCGACGACGCGCCGCCGATCCAGTGGGGCGCATCGACCGGAACCGAACGGGGTCCGCTGGTCGGTACGACTACCAACCGCCGCCACCGCAACGTGATCGGGGCACACAGTGGTTCCTACGGCGTATACCGCGCTCTGGCGGTGGCCGCCGGTGCGCTGTCGCGCGAGCATCGGGCCGACCTGACCAACACCGCACCGACCGACGTCATCGGGCCGTACCCGCAATGGAGCAGGCCGGGTGCGATCGTCAGCCTGGACCCGTGGGGCGCCATGGTCGCCGACGTGTTCTCCGCAGAGCTGGCCGCCGGCCACGACATTCGGCCGACCATCGCCGTCACCAAAGCCCATGTGATCCTTCCCGAGATCACCGAGGCGATCGACCGAGGACGCCTGCACCCCGACGGCCGGGTGCTGCTGCCCGGCGGGGCTGCCCTGGTCACCAAGGCCGCGATCGAGCCCGTGTGGTACCTACCTGGGGTCGCCGAGCGCTTCGGATGCAGCGAGGCGCACCTGCGCCGGACGCTGTTCGAGGAGACCGGCGGCATGTACCCGGAACTGGTGACACGCTCGGACCTGGAGGTCTTCCTTCCGCCGATCGGCGGCCAGACCATCTACATCTTCGGCGCACCAAGGGATTTGGCAGATCCGAGCGTGGAGCTCACTGCGCGTGTACACGACGAGTGCAACGGGTCGGATGTGTTCGGTTCCGACATCTGCACCTGCCGGCCGTATCTGACGCATGCGATCGAGGAGTGCATCCTCGGCGCTCAACGCGGCGGCGTAGGGCTGATCTCCTACTCCCGCAAGGAAGGCCGCGCACTCGGTGAGGTGACGAAGTTCCTGGTCTACAACGCCCGTAAACGGCAGGAGGGCGGCGACACCGCCGAAGGATACTTCGCCCGCACCGAATGTGTTGCGGGAGTGCAGGACATGCGTTTCCAGGAGCTGATGCCCGACGTCCTGCACTGGCTGGGGATCACCCGCATCCACCGGCTGGTGTCGATGAGCAATATGAAGTACGACGCGATTATCGGCGCCGGGATCGAGGTGGGTGAACGGGTCAACATTCCCGACGAACTCATCCCGCCCGATGCGCGCGTGGAGATCGACGCGAAGATGGCCGCCGGGTACTTCACTCCCGGCCCGGTGCCCGACGCGGACGAACTGAAGAAGCCCAAGGGGCGGGGACTGCACGGGTGA
- a CDS encoding PEP-utilizing enzyme — MPASELGLRQPFVAMGALPAARGTIPEDDSQRITNTFCGRMAVRVDFLCEIGDLIPGQSGEALARDFFGFVPPDFQSRPSKRRLPHIVVHYPRTLATIGRRIRRLRTETDAWWRTAVSRMPQLELVAAQRLGADARDRFFDALAAQAVISATTIQPVQEQLATVCATAGVDPAVLLRGAPHEEGAVLADLWATSRGALTIDEFLGRHGYHGPGEGELATRVWREEPSAVQALLDRYRARPDSESPDADAASHRRERDAAERALLAAFGPIGRARARAVLAIARRVIPLRGTGKVAYLQCLDVLRASARRIGSILVEAGRLAEPDDAFFLTVEELTGAAVGDNATDLQAVVSERRALRGRYQAMTLPSAWTGQPEPQIVDTGQSADVDALSGIGACAGVAEGRAVVVTDPADADIEDGDILIAHTTDPSWVSLMFLSSALVVDIGGLMSHAAVVARELGIPCVMNTGSGTSALRTGDIIRVDGSTGTVELIERNPQSTTSKESSQ, encoded by the coding sequence GTGCCTGCCAGCGAGCTGGGTCTGCGGCAGCCTTTCGTCGCGATGGGAGCGCTGCCCGCAGCTCGCGGCACCATCCCAGAAGACGACAGTCAGCGCATCACCAACACCTTCTGCGGCCGGATGGCCGTACGCGTCGATTTTCTCTGCGAGATCGGCGACCTGATTCCCGGGCAGTCGGGGGAGGCGCTCGCGCGTGACTTCTTCGGGTTCGTCCCGCCCGACTTCCAGAGCCGACCGTCCAAGCGGCGGCTGCCGCACATCGTTGTCCACTATCCCCGAACGCTGGCCACCATCGGCCGCCGGATCCGGCGGCTCCGGACCGAGACCGACGCTTGGTGGCGAACCGCCGTGAGCCGGATGCCGCAGTTGGAATTGGTTGCTGCACAACGGCTCGGTGCCGATGCCCGCGACCGGTTCTTCGACGCACTCGCAGCCCAGGCCGTCATCTCGGCCACCACCATCCAGCCAGTGCAGGAGCAGTTGGCCACCGTGTGTGCGACCGCTGGGGTTGATCCCGCGGTGCTGCTGCGGGGCGCTCCGCACGAGGAGGGTGCCGTTCTGGCCGACTTGTGGGCCACCTCGCGTGGGGCACTCACGATCGACGAGTTCCTCGGCAGGCACGGATACCACGGCCCGGGTGAGGGCGAGCTCGCGACCCGCGTGTGGCGCGAAGAGCCGTCGGCTGTGCAGGCATTGCTGGACCGCTACCGGGCCAGGCCCGACTCGGAGTCGCCCGATGCCGACGCTGCCTCGCACCGGCGGGAGCGGGACGCGGCCGAACGAGCCCTGCTGGCAGCCTTCGGGCCGATCGGGCGGGCCCGGGCCCGCGCCGTCCTGGCCATCGCCCGGCGGGTCATTCCGTTGCGGGGCACCGGGAAGGTGGCCTACCTGCAGTGCCTGGACGTATTACGTGCCTCTGCCCGCCGGATCGGGTCCATCCTGGTCGAGGCCGGGCGGTTGGCAGAACCTGATGATGCCTTCTTCCTGACAGTCGAGGAGCTGACAGGTGCGGCGGTCGGCGACAACGCGACCGACTTGCAGGCGGTGGTGTCCGAACGCAGGGCGCTCCGTGGGCGCTACCAGGCGATGACACTTCCCAGCGCCTGGACCGGTCAGCCCGAGCCACAGATCGTCGATACCGGGCAGTCCGCGGACGTCGACGCCCTCTCCGGGATCGGCGCCTGCGCGGGTGTCGCAGAAGGCAGGGCGGTCGTGGTCACCGACCCCGCGGATGCCGACATCGAGGACGGCGACATCCTCATCGCGCATACCACCGACCCGTCATGGGTGTCGTTGATGTTCCTCAGTTCGGCGCTGGTGGTCGACATCGGTGGCCTGATGAGCCATGCCGCAGTTGTGGCAAGGGAATTGGGCATCCCGTGTGTGATGAACACCGGGTCGGGCACCAGCGCACTGCGTACTGGGGACATCATCCGCGTCGACGGTTCGACAGGGACCGTCGAACTCATCGAACGAAATCCGCAATCCACAACCAGCA
- a CDS encoding URC4/urg3 family protein gives MRSATEVDTPAGAAAALLSTTAVRERARQLTERARAGESAWFTIDDDALAAAATEVADVTRGSYPDLQIPLHSRWRHIQSAGVDRKAALDGMLAGLDARARARALVDLTVVSVLLDAGAGPAWSYHEPQTGLRLSRSEGLGVASFHAFIDGMFSSDPDDPLRVDARGLAGLTEQRLAEAFQVDRDNPLVGLGGRAALLHRLGQALTSAPAIFGADGRPGGLVTALCPSGHHRVAAHDILAAVLTLLGGIWPSGNKIGDVPVGDCWRHAAVTGPGLTAGWVPFHKLSQWLTYSLLEPFEWSGVTVTGLDELTGLPEYRNGGLFLDTGVLRLRDAAAAHRSYRAADELVVEWRALTVILLDELAPLVRARLGVDAEQMPLACVLEGGSWAAGRALAQRLRDGLPPLTVVSDGTVF, from the coding sequence GTGAGGTCGGCAACCGAGGTCGATACTCCGGCGGGAGCGGCGGCAGCACTGCTCAGCACAACAGCCGTTCGGGAGCGGGCGCGACAGCTGACCGAGCGGGCCCGCGCGGGTGAATCCGCGTGGTTCACCATCGACGACGACGCCCTGGCCGCCGCGGCCACTGAGGTCGCCGACGTGACCCGCGGCAGCTATCCAGACCTGCAGATCCCGTTGCACAGCCGGTGGCGGCACATCCAATCGGCAGGTGTGGACCGCAAGGCGGCTCTCGACGGGATGCTGGCCGGCCTCGACGCCCGGGCCAGGGCTCGCGCGCTGGTCGACCTCACCGTGGTCAGCGTGCTCCTCGACGCCGGCGCGGGGCCAGCCTGGAGCTACCACGAGCCGCAGACGGGCCTGCGACTGAGCCGATCGGAAGGGCTGGGAGTGGCCAGCTTTCACGCCTTCATCGACGGCATGTTCTCCAGCGACCCCGACGACCCGCTGCGAGTCGACGCCCGCGGCCTGGCCGGGTTGACCGAACAGCGATTGGCAGAGGCATTCCAGGTCGACCGCGACAACCCGCTGGTGGGCCTCGGTGGCCGGGCGGCGTTGCTGCACCGGCTGGGCCAGGCGCTGACGAGTGCGCCGGCCATCTTCGGCGCCGACGGCCGCCCGGGTGGGCTGGTCACCGCATTGTGCCCGTCCGGCCACCACCGCGTCGCCGCCCACGACATCCTCGCTGCGGTGCTGACCCTGCTGGGTGGAATATGGCCCAGCGGCAACAAGATCGGTGATGTTCCGGTGGGTGACTGCTGGCGGCATGCCGCTGTGACCGGTCCCGGCCTCACCGCCGGCTGGGTGCCGTTCCACAAGCTGTCGCAGTGGCTCACCTATTCGCTGCTGGAGCCGTTCGAGTGGTCGGGTGTGACGGTGACCGGCCTCGACGAGCTGACCGGCCTGCCGGAGTACCGAAACGGTGGGCTTTTCCTCGACACCGGGGTGCTGCGCCTGCGGGATGCTGCGGCTGCACACCGAAGTTACCGCGCAGCAGACGAATTGGTGGTCGAGTGGCGGGCCTTGACGGTCATCCTTCTCGATGAACTGGCACCACTGGTCCGCGCCCGCCTTGGCGTCGATGCCGAACAGATGCCGCTGGCGTGCGTCCTGGAAGGTGGCAGTTGGGCAGCGGGCCGCGCACTGGCGCAACGGTTACGTGATGGCTTGCCGCCGCTGACAGTCGTCAGTGACGGCACGGTGTTCTAG
- the upp gene encoding uracil phosphoribosyltransferase yields the protein MHNVHVVDHPLVQHKLTLMRRKETSTNTFRRLANEISTLMAYEVLRDTPTQQIAVHTPLETTTGTVIDGKKLVFVSILRAGTGVLDGMLTVVPGARIGHIGLYRDPKTLVAVEYYFKMPSDLHEREVVVVDPMLATGNSAVAAVDRLKEFAPRSIKFVCLLTCPEGIAALQLAHPDVPIYTAAVDRALDEHGYIVPGLGDAGDRLFGTK from the coding sequence ATGCACAACGTCCATGTTGTCGACCACCCGCTGGTGCAGCACAAGCTGACGCTGATGCGACGAAAAGAAACTTCCACCAACACATTCCGGCGGCTGGCCAATGAGATCTCCACCCTGATGGCCTACGAGGTACTGCGCGACACCCCCACTCAGCAGATCGCCGTCCACACCCCGCTGGAAACCACCACAGGCACCGTGATCGACGGCAAGAAGCTGGTGTTCGTCTCGATCCTGCGGGCCGGGACCGGAGTGCTGGACGGGATGCTGACGGTGGTGCCGGGTGCCCGGATCGGGCACATCGGGTTGTATCGGGACCCGAAGACCCTGGTCGCTGTGGAGTACTACTTCAAGATGCCCAGCGATCTGCATGAGCGCGAAGTCGTCGTGGTGGATCCGATGCTGGCCACCGGGAACTCGGCGGTCGCGGCGGTGGACCGGCTCAAGGAGTTCGCACCGCGCTCGATCAAGTTCGTCTGTCTGCTCACCTGCCCGGAGGGCATCGCCGCACTGCAGCTCGCCCATCCCGATGTGCCGATCTACACCGCCGCGGTGGACCGGGCGCTCGACGAGCACGGCTATATCGTGCCGGGACTCGGGGATGCCGGCGATAGGTTGTTCGGTACCAAGTGA